One part of the Quercus lobata isolate SW786 chromosome 7, ValleyOak3.0 Primary Assembly, whole genome shotgun sequence genome encodes these proteins:
- the LOC115954259 gene encoding probable disease resistance protein At4g27220: MDVVSVIVTIGGYFVDPIKKHCGYLFQYNSNIKNLEDRTGNLNAKIDGVQLKIDAAKRNGQVILPVVERWVEKARNILDEDAEANKKGLDGWCPRYSLSRKAKKKTLEIDVLLNDGQFSEVSSPPPSLGVGSSSIEGIMDFESRTKMRREVLEALRADEVNMIAICGMGGIGKTTMAKEVAKRAKDDKLFDEVVMVVVSQNQDLRKIQVQIAEMLGLQLVEESELVRAERLNKRLSMDSKRVLVILDDVWDALDLVEVGIPYGGEHNRCKILLTSRSEEACTQMKTQKIFPIKVLFEEEAWNLFRRMAGNCIDTPNLHPIAKEVAEECGGLPVAIVTVGRALENKSEFEWSAALQQLKNAIPKNIPGLDSKVYSSIELSYGYLKSDEAKSCFLLCCLFPEDYDILIELLVRYGVGQRLFAKIDTVAEARNRVHAIVKNLKRSFLLLDSEVGEQFVKMHDVVRDVAISIAENQGFLVRCNENMEEWPEKDSCERSTAISLVTVELKRHPDGLECPKLELLQLAFEIDTLQTLPPNLFKGMKGLKVLSLFGMSFPSLPQSINVLQNLRTLQFGACKITDVSAIGELRKLEILSFIESKIKELPGEMRNLSCLKLLELTNCSDLERIPPDLLSSLSHLEELYMFGVDVKWEPMEQEEGANASLTELMSLSYLVALQIQIPNIKVLPKDLPFKNETIKFQIFASGNGDDDLNYLFENSLGLASCDLSDIAGRQMLLQLLKRSEILRLKKIKDLKNIAYELDKEGFQCLKVLEVVGSEDVEYVMDATSYLTPRAAFPILESLELEGLINLKEIYHSQFPDRSSSGACFGSLKSLRLWTLPRLLGFCTGVGPVELVQPTLNQEVVRIGTDEVTNLEKHKTTDIQQHTDPFPESTPIISHKLFSSNTILWAPNLENLELEEADSLEVVFDLEGLKANKDHERIAILAQLKTLKVKNLSELRYVWKNVPQGIQGFQKLTSIEVSECHRLRYLFPTSIAKLLVELPSIKIRDCDAIENIVQRDGEEEATDIILFPRVSSLQVQNLPNMMSFCIKAYSFEWSSIKEIHFSHCPKLKTIGSEIQSPKKSKKINRELDSRPNEQELGSSGFVWRCLECVPRRKNYGLMAMSNQGTTNKSQRSYSVKEDLRTNSRFMHSSWWTIVTDCHIDNPINQLFSITLKHSTQLGYFE, encoded by the exons ATGGATGTTGTTTCAGTTATAGTAACCATAGGAGGATACTTCGTGGACCCAATCAAAAAACATTGTGGCTATCTGTTTCAGTACAATAGCAACATCAAGAATCTTGAAGATCGAACTGGGAACCTTAATGCCAAGATAGATGGGGTGCAATTAAAAATTGACGCAGCAAAAAGGAACGGACAGGTAATTTTACCTGTGGTTGAGAGGTGGGTAGAAAAGGCACGCAACATCCTTGATGAAGATGCCGAAGCAAATAAGAAGGGCTTAGATGGTTGGTGTCCACGTTATTCCTTGAGTAGGAAAGCTAAGAAGAAGACTCTGGAAATTGATGTACTACTAAACGATGGACAATTTAGTGAAGTGTCCTCTCCTCCTCCTTCGCTGGGAGTAGGATCTTCATCCATAGAAGGCATTATGGATTTTGAGTCAAGAACAAAAATGAGGAGAGAAGTTTTAGAAGCACTAAGAGCTGACGAGGTCAATATGATTGCCATATGCGGTATGGGGGGGATAGGGAAAACAACAATGGCAAAAGAGGTAGCGAAAAGAGCAAAAGATGATAAGTTATTTGATGAAgttgtgatggtggtggtgtcCCAGAACCAAGACTTGAGAAAGATTCAAGTTCAAATTGCGGAAATGCTAGGTCTGCAACTCGTTGAAGAGAGTGAACTTGTGAGAGCAGAACGATTAAATAAGAGACTATCAATGGATAGCAAGCGTGTTCTTGTAATATTGGATGATGTGTGGGATGCACTTGATTTAGTGGAAGTTGGAATTCCTTATGGAGGTGAACACAATAGATGCAAAATCTTGTTGACATCACGAAGTGAAGAAGCCTGCACTCAGATGAAAACTCAGAAGATTTTTCCAATCAAAGTTTTATTTGAAGAAGAAGCATGGAATCTTTTCAGGAGGATGGCAGGTAATTGTATCGATACTCCCAATCTACACCCAATAGCAAAAGAGGTTGCAGAGGAATGTGGAGGTCTACCTGTTGCTATTGTAACTGTTGGAAGAGCTCTAGAAAACAAAAGCGAGTTTGAGTGGAGTGCTGCACTTCAACAGCTTAAAAATGCTATCCCAAAAAATATTCCCGGTCTTGATTCAAAGGTGTATTCCAGCATAGAGCTTAGTTATGGTTACTTAAAAAGTGATGAAGCCAAGTCATGCTTTTTGTTATGTTGTTTATTTCCGGAAGATTATGATATTCTCATTGAACTTTTAGTGAGGTATGGGGTGGGACAAAGGTTGTTTGCAAAGATTGATACTGTTGCAGAAGCAAGAAATAGAGTCCATGCAATAGTTAAGAATCTCAAAAGATCATTTCTACTGTTGGATAGTGAGGTAGGAGAACAATTTGTGAAAATGCATGATGTTGTACGGGATGTTGCAATATCAATTGCAGAAAATCAAGGTTTTCTTGTACGATGTAATGAAAATATGGAAGAATGGCCAGAGAAAGATTCATGCGAGCGTTCTACTGCAATTTCACTTGTAACCGTAGAATTGAAAAGGCATCCCGATGGCTTGGAGTGTCCTAAACTTGAGCTTTTGCAGCTAGCATTTGAGATTGACACTTTGCAAACGCTCCCACCCAATCTATTTAAAGGGATGAAAGGTTTAAAGGTTTTGTCTCTGTTTGGTATGTCCTTTCCATCATTACCACAATCAATCAATGTCCTTCAAAACCTTCGGACCCTGCAATTTGGTGCTTGTAAGATAACAGATGTGTCAGCAATTGGAGAACTTAGGAAACTAGAAATTCTTAGCTTTATTGAATCTAAAATCAAGGAGTTGCCAGGAGAAATGAGAAATCTTAGTTGTCTAAAGTTGTTAGAATTGACAAATTGCAGTGATCTTGAGCGAATTCCACCTGATCTCCTATCGAGTTTATCTCACCTAGAAGAGTTATACATGTTTGGAGTAGATGTGAAGTGGGAACCTATGGAACAGGAAGAA ggagCAAACGCAAGCCTTACTGAACTCATGTCTTTATCCTATTTGGTGGCTTTACAAATTCAAATACCAAACATTAAGGTCTTGCCAAAAGACTTGCCCTTCAAAAATGAAACGATAAAATTTCAGATATTTGCAAGTGGTAATGGAGATGATGATTTAAactatttatttgaaaatagtTTGGGACTTGCAAGCTGTGACCTAAGTGATATTGCAGGGAGGCAGATGCTTCTTCAACTTTTAAAGAGATCTGAAATATTaaggttgaaaaaaataaaagatttaaaaaacaTTGCGTATGAGTTAGACAAAGAGGGTTTTCAATGCTTGAAGGTTCTAGAAGTTGTTGGAAGTGAAGATGTAGAATATGTAATGGATGCCACATCATATCTGACTCCACGTGCTGCCTTTCCTATCCTGGAGTCATTGGAACTAGAGGGATTGATTAATTTAAAAGAGATATATCATAGCCAATTCCCAGATAGATCCTCTAGCGGTGCTTGTTTTGGCAGCCTCAAATCTCTTCGACTATGGACTCTACCAAGACTTCTTGGCTTTTGTACAGGCGTGGGTCCCGTTGAGCTTGTCCAACCAACCTTGAATCAAGAG GTTGTAAGGATCGGCACTGATGAAGTGACCAATCTTGAAAAGCACAAGACGACAGACATTCAACAACATACTGACCCATTTCCTGAATCAACACCCATTATCTCTCATAAACTCTTCTCATCCAACACCATCTTGTGGGCACCGAATTTAGAAAATCTTGAATTGGAGGAAGCTGATTCACTAGAAGTGGTATTTGATCTTGAAGGACTGAAGGCCAACAAAGATCACGAGAGAATTGCAATACTTGCTCAGTTGAAAACtttaaaggtaaaaaatttaTCTGAGTTGAGATACGTGTGGAAGAATGTTCCACAAGGAATTCAAGGCTTTCAAAAACTAACATCCATTGAAGTAAGTGAATGTCATCGTCTAAGATATTTATTCCCAACTTCTATTGCAAAACTGCTTGTGGAACTTCCAAGCATTAAGATAAGAGATTGTGACGCAATCGAAAACATTGTTCAAagagatggagaagaagagGCAACGGATATCATCCTGTTCCCTAGAGTTAGTTCCTTGCAAGTACAAAACCTGCCAAATATGATGAGTTTCTGTATCAAAGCTTATTCTTTTGAATGGTCATCCATTAAGGAGATTCATTTCAGTCATTGTCCCAAATTGAAAACAATTGGTTCAGAAATTCAGAGCCCAAAAAAGTCGAAGAAAATCAATAGGGAATTGGATTCAAGACCCAATGAGCAAGAACTTGGGTCCTCTGGTTTTGTTTGGCGATGCCTTGAGTGTGTACCACGTCGCAAAAATTACGGTCTGATGGCTATGTCAAACCAAGGCACTACCAACAAATCGCAAAGAAGCTACTCTGTGAAGGAAGATTTACGTACAAATTCTAGATTTATGCACTCATCCTGGTGGACTATCGTCACCGACTGTCATATAGATAATCcaatcaatcaattgttttccATAACCTTAAAGCATTCAACACAATTAG GGTACTTTGAGTAA